The proteins below come from a single Mucilaginibacter mali genomic window:
- a CDS encoding aldo/keto reductase — protein sequence MSTPFNKTFTIGKDLTVNRMGYGAMRITGKGIWGPPADKDEAIRVLKRSIDLGINFIDTADSYGPHISEELIAEALHPYPTDLVIGTKGGLLRTGPDQWPVDASPKHLQEALEGSLKRLKLEQIDLYQLHRIDPKVPAEASFEFLKKAQEQGKVKHIGLSEVNVAEIKKAQEFFDVVSVQNMYSVDNRKWEQVLKYTEEQNIAFIPWFPLNAGNVAVQEKLQLIARKQGVTVHQIALTWLLHHSNNILLIPGTSKVKHLEENVKAADIELTDEDMETMNKLSATL from the coding sequence ATGAGCACACCATTCAACAAAACGTTCACCATAGGCAAAGATCTTACCGTAAACCGCATGGGTTATGGCGCCATGCGCATTACCGGCAAAGGCATTTGGGGGCCTCCGGCCGATAAGGACGAAGCCATCCGCGTGTTAAAACGCAGCATCGATCTGGGTATTAATTTTATTGATACAGCCGATAGTTACGGCCCGCATATCTCGGAAGAATTAATTGCCGAAGCCCTGCACCCTTACCCAACCGACCTGGTAATTGGCACCAAAGGTGGCCTGCTGCGTACCGGCCCCGACCAATGGCCGGTAGATGCCAGCCCCAAACATTTACAGGAAGCGCTTGAAGGCAGCCTGAAGCGCCTGAAACTGGAACAAATAGACCTGTACCAGCTGCACCGCATCGACCCAAAAGTACCAGCCGAAGCATCGTTTGAATTTTTGAAAAAAGCGCAGGAACAAGGTAAAGTCAAGCACATTGGCCTGTCGGAAGTTAATGTGGCCGAAATAAAAAAAGCGCAGGAATTTTTTGATGTGGTATCGGTGCAAAATATGTACAGTGTTGATAACCGCAAATGGGAACAGGTACTAAAATATACCGAAGAACAAAATATCGCTTTCATCCCCTGGTTCCCGCTAAACGCCGGGAATGTTGCCGTGCAGGAAAAACTACAGCTGATAGCCCGCAAGCAAGGAGTTACCGTACACCAAATTGCCCTTACCTGGCTACTGCACCACTCCAATAATATCCTGCTTATACCGGGAACATCCAAAGTAAAACACCTGGAAGAAAACGTAAAAGCTGCCGATATTGAGTTGACGGATGAGGATATGGAGACCATGAATAAACTATCTGCAACATTGTAA